The following nucleotide sequence is from Dialister pneumosintes.
TAGATTGATAACCTATTGCCTGTAAACATTGTGCTGCTGCGAGTCCAATCCCGGATGTTCCTCCGGTAATGATAACATAGCCTCTTTTTTCGATCTGTTCTTTTACCATAAATTTTCTATTACCTAATATGTTTCTACCAACTAAACAACGCGCTCTTTTGGTGGTAGTCATCATATCCTTTTCTAAATCACTTTTATATATCAATTTGCCAAGTTTATAAATTATATGCCGGAATTTTTAATCTCCCAAACAAAAATTGCCGTATCACTCGTTTCAATATCATCAGGTTCTATTTCTATATTTGGATTCAAATTGTTTTTTGTATATAAATTTTCCTTTAATAAATTTATCGGTTCGCTTATAAGTAGTTAACATAACAAATACTTTCTCTATTGCACTAGGTCTGACAAAGAAACGAATTCAATACCTTCTTCTTGCAACTGTGGTATCATTTTTTGAAATGCTGTTACAGTATTCGGACGGCAATGCCCAATAATAATAATTTGTCCGTTCTTTTTAGCCCTATCGGCAGCCTCCCGAATCATTTGACAAATATCATCCACATCAGAAGAGTTATCTACAAATAAATTATTTCTTGCATGAAGAACTCCGTGCATATCTGCTGCATGTGCAACCTCTGTAACAGAATTAGTTGCACTGTCAAAGAAAAACATATTTTGTGAAGCCATTTCACTCATAACAATATCCATCACTCTAAAATCAGCAGTGGCTTTAGATCCTTGATGATTATTCATACCCCTTGCTTCCGGTATTTGTCGAATAGATTCTCGTATCATTTTTCGAATAGAATTTTCATCCATTTGCGTTAAAAGCACAATGGGTTCCATTCCTACTCCACTTATACTTTCCATAGGTTGATGAATAATAACAGGAAGACCTTTTGCATGCCAAGAAGCTGCTGCTTCTCTTGTATAGGATTCATTAGGCATAACAGCTAATGTAATAGGAACTCCTAACTCTTCATAAGCAGATTGTGTTTCCAAATCTCGTCCTGCATCATCAATACAAATAGCCATTTTAACTCCTGATAATTTAACAGGAGTCTTGTTTATCCTTTTTTTATTATTATCATTTTCTTCTATCGGCACACGAGCCTTCTCTACTACTTCTTGTTGATTAACGAGCTGTGGTTCAACTAAAGAGTCCATCGGAGATCCTTCCATGTTTTTATCCATACTTTGAACCACATCTTTTACCTGAGGTATAACACCGGAATCTGTTCCCCAAAAATAATAGACAGATAACAGAATAGCTGTTAAAAAAATAAATAGCTTTAGAAAATTCCCTTTCCTCTTTTTTCTTAAAGAAATTCTTCGTTTTTTTCGATATGACATATAGTATCTCCTACTGTTCTATTTAATTCCATTATAACAGAGTTTTTGGCTTTACTTGTAAAATAAAAAAGCAGAAATATTCTGCTTTTTTATTTATATTTATTTGCTTGTTCTATATCCAATTGAATTTGTCTTATTAATTCACCTACTGATAAAAACTTAATTTCTCCACGTAATCTTTCTATAAAAGTTAATCGTATATCCTGTTCGTATAAATCCCCTTGAAAGTCCATAATAAAAGTTTCTATGGTACATTCTTTATTCTCAAAAGTAGGATTCTTTCCAATATTTGTTACAGAAAGATATCTCTTATTTTGTAAATCTACATAAGTAACATATACCCCATCTTTCGGTATTAATTGAACAGAATCCGTTTGTAGATTTACCGTAGGATAACCGGTGATATCATGTCCACGTCGAATCCCGTGCACCACCTTACCTCTCAGACTATATGCATGTCCTAATAACTTATTTGCATTCTTAACTTGGCCTTGCAAAAGTAGTTTTCTAATAATAGTACTTGATATGATATCTCCATTAATAGCTGCACTAGAGGTTAAAGGAATAGTTGAAATTTTAATTTTTCTATTTTTAAAATACTCTTTAATATTCTTAACAGTTCCTGAAGCTTCTCTCCCGAAAGTAAAGTTCTCCCCGGATACGATTCCGACAAGCTCTAAATTCTTATCTAAGAGTCGCAAAAAAGAATCAGGAGACATCTGTAAAAAACTCACAGTAGGTGTCAATAATACTCCAAAATCCACTTTTAAATTTTGTAATAATTCAATTTTTTCTTCTCTATTCCCCAATAAATATATATGTTCTGATGGCATCAATACCGTTCGGGGATGTGGATAGAACGTAATAACGCAAACTTTAGCAGATACTTCTCTAGCTATATTTTTTGCTTCTTCAATAACACGTTGATGCCCTATATGTAACCCATCAAAAAAACCCAGTGCAACTACAACGGGTTCCCGCTTAGGTGCTACTTCTAAAGAGGGATACAATTTCATCATAACTCACCAAATACTTTCCTAGGATGCAGAATACCTTTCTTTATCTCTCCAATCCCTAAAAACGTACTGTTATTATATACAGCAATGACCGATTCATCAGGTTTTCTTATTACAAGTCTCTTCCCTGTTAAAAAACCTTTTCCCATCGTTGCAGATAAAGATATTGTTTTCATATCAGAAAATATCTCTTTTAAATTTTTATTTAAAGATTTTTCAGGACTTTGTTCAATCTCTTCTAATGTTTTTGCTTCATTAATAGAAAAAGTTCCCATATTTGTTCTAAGTAAGAATGACATAGATAAAGGACATCCGGTATATCGACCAATATCTCGTCCTAATGCACGGATATAAGTCCCCGAAGAACAAGTAACTTGTAATCGAATAAATGGTACCTTTACTTCTAATAAACTAATATCATAAATATGTATAGGTCTAGGTTTTAATTCTATAAACTCACCACTTCGAGCTAAATCATAAGCTCTTTGACCTCTTACTTTTATAGCTGAATATAGGGATGGAACTTGTAAAATATCTCCCTTAAATGATTCACAGGCATTTTCCCAAACCTTTATATTTTCAATCGGTTTTCCGGAGGAAATAATGTTTCCCATAACATCCTCAGTATCTGTAGAAAAACCCATAATAAATTCTGCTATATAGGTTTTCGTATGTATGGGTGCATATTCAATCAATCGAGTGGCTTTCCCCATAAAGACAGGAAGCACTCCTGCCGCCATCGGGTCAAGAGTGCCACCATGACCGATTTTCTTCTGTTTATAAGTCCGTCTTAAAAAAGAAATTACATCAAAAGATGTCATGCCTGCGGGCTTTAGAACATTAAGAATACCGTCCATTATAAATATTTCACCACTTCTTTCAACAATTCAGATTCTGCTTCTTTAATCGATAAATTTATCGTACATCCGGAAGCTCTTATGTGTCCACCACCACCAAAATGTTGTGCCACCTGAGATACATTAACATATTCTCTGGAACGCAAAGAAATACGAGTTACATTTTCTTCTTGATATTTTAATAGTAGCGCCACTTCAACTCCCTCTACTTTTCTCGGGATACTTACATAAAAGTCTGAATTAATCCCATCAAGTGCCATAGATTCTTTATCCATATAAGCAATTCCGATTTTTCCTGCCACGGCAAAATGCAAGGTATCAAGTACCCGCTTATAAGTTTTCATCCCATTTTCAGTTGTAATATCTAAATGGTTAGAAATATAAGCAGGATCTGCCCCACATTCCACTAAACGACTGGCCATAAGCAAAGTATGAGAAGTAGTACAACTAAATTTAAAGAATCCGCTATCTGTACCTAATGCTAAATATAATGCATTACAGGTATCTTTATCGAGCAAAATATTTTCATCAAAAAATATTTCTGCTAGAAGCTCTGCTGTTGCTGCATAATCTGCACGAAGATACAAATAGTCTGTATATCCTTCATTAGAAATGTGATGATCAATACATAAACTGGGAATATCTAAAGGTATAGCTAAATTCCCTGCTCTTTCAAAATTAGCCAAATCAGTAAAAATTACTGCATCATAAGATTGTTCTTCGGGCACTGCATGTAAGATACGTTTTGAAGTTTCAATAAACTGAAATCTTTCCGGTATAGGGTCATCTAATACCATATCCGCTTCTTTTCCCATGGAGATAAGTACATTATGCAACGCACACATAGATCCTACATCATCTCCATCTGGATGAATATGCCCAATAAGAAGAAATTTTTGATGTTTTTTTAAAAATGCAAAAGTTTCTTTCTTATCAATCCTCTTCGCCTTGTTCTCTGTGTGTATCATACTTTTTTGCCTCATCATCTTTATGAATTTGCTTAATCAACCCTTCAATATGCATACCATAATCGAGAGAAGTATCTTGTTCAAAAGATATTTGAGGCGTGTAATAAATCTTAAGTCTCTTACCTAATTCTCTACGAATAAATCCGGTAGCCATTTCGAGAGCTGTCATTGACTCTTTCTTTTCTTTTTCGCTACCGAATAAACTTACATATACGGTAGCCTCTCTAAGATCACCTGTTAAATGAACACCCGTAACTGTTACAAAACCAAGTCGTGGATCTTTAACTTCTCGAAGAAGCATAGAACTCACTTCTTGTTTTATAAATTCTTGCATTTTACGTATTCTAAGTTCTGACATATTGCCACCTTATTTCAACTCTGCTGCAGTTTCCTCCATGATGAAAGATTCTACATGATCGCCCTCTTTTACATCACGATAATCCGCTAATGAAAGTCCGCATTCAAATCCTTCGGTAACTTCTTTTACATCATCTTTGAATCTACGAAGAGACCCTATCTTTCCTTCATGAATAACAATTCCATCTCTTACCAAACGAATCTGGCAATTATTGGTTATCTTACCTTCCGTTACATATACACCTGCAACAATAATTTTCGGTGTATGAATAACTTGTCTAATTTCACCATGTCCAAGTACCACTTCTCTCACTTTAGGTGTGAGCATACCGGTCATTGCATCTTTAACATCATCAATCGCATCATAAATAACACGATATAAACGAATATCAACATTATCTTGTTCTGCCAACTTACGTGCATTTGCATCGGGGCGAACATTAAATCCTATAATCAATGCATTAGAAGCTTCTGCCAACATAATATCAGACTCACTGATGGCCCCCGCTGCCGCATGAACAATCGAAATTCTAACTTCTTCACTCTTAATTCCTAATAAGGATTGAGACAGTGCTTCTACAGACCCCTGTACATCTGCTTTTATAATAACAGCTAATTCTTTCATTTCGCCTTCTTTAATCTTTTCAAAAATATTATCCAAGGTGACCTTTTGGAATTGTGCTTGTTCTTCTTCCTTAGCACGAGTTGTACGAAGTTCAGCAATAGATCTTGCTTGCTTTTCGTCCATAACATAAAAATGATCGCCTGCTTGTGGTACGCTATTCATCCCCAAAATTTCTACAGGCATAGAAGGTTCTGCATTTTTCATACGTCGACCTTTTTCATTAGTCATCGCACGAACACGTCCCCAACACTTACCTGCAAGAATGCTATCTCCTACTCGGAGTGTACCGTTATTAACTAATACATTCATTACAGGACCTCTACCTTTATCCAACTGTGCTTCCACTACTACACCATAAGCTTCACGATTCGGGTTTGCTTTTAACTCTTCCATTTCTGCTACTAAAAGAATATTTTCGAGAAGTTCTTCCAATCCTATCTTTTTCTTAGCAGAAATCGGAACCATAATTACATCTCCGCCCCATTCTTCAGAAATTAAACCTTCTCTAGAAAGTTCTTCCTTAATATGGTCCGGATTTGCCCCCGGTTTATCAATTTTGTTAATAGCTACCATAATCGGTACTTTAGCGGCTTTAGCATGATGAATAGCTTCTACAGTTTGTGGCATAACACCATCATCTGCGGCTACAATAATTACGGCAATATCTGTAACTTGAGCACCACGAGTACGCATAGCGGTAAAAGCCTCATGCCCCGGTGTGTCAAGGAACGTAATCTTATGATTTTGATAACGTATTTGATAAGCGCCAATACCTTGTGTAATCCCGCCGGCTTCATGTAAAGCTACATCGGTAGAGCGAAGAGCATCCAACAAAGTAGTCTTACCATGATCAACGTGTCCCATAATGGTTACTACCGGTGGTCGTGGTTTTAAGAAATGGGGATCATCTGCTTCCGGCGTATATGCAGTTAAATCCGCTTCCTGTTGAGGCTCTAATAAAGTAACCCCAAATTCTTCTGCTAGAATCTCAACTGTATCTCTATCCAAATTCTGATTAATGGTAGCCATAACACCGCCAGCCATCAGTTTTTTTATAACTTCTCCTACTTCTCGTTTAAAAAGATCTGCTAACTCTTTAACAGTCACAATAAGAGGAACACTAACTTCTGTAGGATAAACTACAGTCTTCTTTTCCTGGATACGTTTCTTTTGATGTGCCTGATTTAAAGAGCGTGCCATCAAAGAACCGCCCTCTCTCTCTCTACGACTCTTTTCATAATCTTTCTTGGTTTTCTTTTTTCCGCCCCTTGCTCTTCTTGGTACATCTACCGGCTCAGGAGCTCGCATTTCTATAGGAGCTGAACTACGTTTTCTATCAGAGAATCCGCCCTTCGCTTTACTCTTAAAACTATCTCGATTATCTTTTTCTGTACGGTTTTTATCTCTAAAATCCCGACGAGAATCATTATCACGAGAATTATTATATCTTACATTTTTCCCTTCACCTGTTTTACGTTCCATATGGCGGTGTTGGTTATCCCTACGCATCGATGATCTATCTATATTTCTTGCTTCTCTTGTCGAAACCATGCGTTTATCTTCATTTCTCACAATGTCCTTACGGCTCTCTTTCTTTTGTTCTTTGGGTTCTTCTACTTTGTAAGAAGAATAGGAGCTGTGACGTGTTGTATCACGTTTTTTCCCTGTAGGTTTACCTTGTTGATCAAAGCGAACTGTACGAACTGTTTTTTGCGCAGGTTTCTTTGAATCCTGTGGTTTAAACACATTCTCAAGAAGTTCTTTTTCTTTTTCTCCTACACTGTTAAAATTTGTTTTTACATTAATATTATTTTTTTGTAATGTGGTAATAATTTCTTCATTAGTTTTACCCAACATTTTGGCTAACTCATACACTCTATATTTCTGCATAGATTTCCTCCGTCCTATAAGACCGGTTCTAATTTCTTCAAAAGAGCACTTGCTAATCCTTTGTCAGTAATAAGAACAGCTGTCCTTATACTTTTTCCTAAGGATTGCCCCAATTCTATTTTTGTTCCCCAGATTCGATATGGAAGATGATATTTTTCTGCCGCTTCGATATATCTTTTTAGAGTCTTTTCTGAACTATCCGTAGCCAGAATTAACAAAAATGCCTTTTGTTTTTTTATTCCTGATTCTACCTGCTCACTACCAGATAATACTTTGCCGGCTTTCATACAAATTCCAATCAATCCATATATTTTATTATCCATTTTCTATTGCTACTCGTATGTCCTCATATACTTCTCTAGGCACCGGTCTTTTTAATGCTTTTTCAAGAGCATGGGATTCATAAGCCTTCTTAAAGCATTCAATATCATTACAAATATATACACCGCGTCCAGGTTTTTTCCCTGTTATATCCAACTCTATTTCGCCGGAAGGAAGTGCAACAATTCGAAGAAGTTCATTCTTCGGTTTTAAAACACCACTACCAACGCACTTTCTCATTGGAATTTTCTTTACCTTCATTATACATTCCCCTCAAAAGACTCTATAGTTTCAATATCAGAAAGAATTCCCGTATTCTCATCAGATATAGACTCACTAATACGCCCTTCCTCCAAAGCCTGCGTTTCACTCTTAATATCAATCTTCCAATTAGTCAGTTTTGCTGCTAATCGAGCATTTTGTCCTGCTTTACCAATAGCTAAAGATAACTGGTAATCCGGCACAATCACATAAGAAGATTTATCTTCTTCCCAGACCGATACAGAAACCACTTTTGATGGTGACAATGCATTTGCAATATAAATGGCAGGATCTTCATCCCAACGTACAATATCAATTTTTTCATCATGCAATTCATTAACAATATTCTGAACACGCTGTCCTTTAGGTCCTACACATGCCCCCACAGAGTCTATAGTTGGATCCATAGCACAAACAGCAATTTTAGAGCGCGATCCTGCTTCACGTACTACTGATTTAATTTCCACAGTACCACTATAAATTTCAGGAACTTCCAGTTCAAATAGTCTCTTTAACAAACCGGGATGTGTACGAGAGAGTATAATTTCAGGACCTTTAGTTGTTTTTCTGACTTCTAAAATATAGCACTTAATCTTTTGATTGGCTTCAAAAAACTCCCCTTCAATTTGTTCTGTAGAAGGAAGAATTCCTTCAATTCTACCTAAATCAACAAAGATAGTTTTTGACTCACTCCATTTTACGGTTCCGGTAATGATATCTCCCTCTCTTCTGGAAAATTCATCAAAAATGGAACCTCGTTCCGCTTCACGAAGCTTTTGAATTAAAACTTGCTTTGCAGTCTGTGCCGCTGTACGTCCAAAGTCTTTAGGAGTTACATCTATACGAATATATGCTCCTTCTTCATACTCAGGATTAATCTTCTTTGCCTCTTCTACCGTAATTTTGTTAATTGCATCTTCATCTTCCGGATTAATGTCTGCTACTACAAACTTATCCGCATAAATTTTATATTTCCCCGTTTCTCTATCTAAAGAAATAGAAGCTTTTACACCATTTCCCTGTTCTTTTTTATAAGCAGTCAATAACACCATTTCTAATGCATCAAATACTATATTTTCCGGAACTTTTTTTAACTTAACCAATGCATTAACCGCTTGCAAAAGTTCATCATTGTGTTTTTCCTGTACCACGTTTATTCCTCCTGATTAAAAAGAAAAGTGTAATCTCATTTGAGATATCTTATCTTTGTCTACTATAAGTTCTTCTTCGTTATAAATAAGCTTTATTTTACCATCTTCAGTAAGCCCTCTTAATTCGGCAGTAAAAGCTTTTAACTCTTTACGATCGTCTAATGGTGAATAGCACTTTACATCCACTTCACTACCGGCATACTTGATAAAGTCTTTATCTTTTTTAAGTACACGATCAATCCCCGGTGAAGATACTTCTAACAAATAATTTCCGGATATAAAATCTTTTTTATCTAAAATAGTCCCTGCCAATTCACTAATCCGTTGGCAATCATTAAGATCTACACCACCATCTTTATCAATAAAAATACGTAAAATCCAATCTCTTTCTCTCACATATTCAACATCTACAAGCTCCACATTTTGCTCCGCAAGACTGTTTTCCAATAAAGTTTCCACAGCCTTCTCAATTTCTTTTCGCGCCATAGTTACTCCTGTTCCCGAGATATCATCCATATATCTCTTTTAATATAAGAAAAAGTGAGCTGAAAGCTCACTCTACCGGAAAATATATAAATAGACAAACCATGTCGCTGTTAGTATAACATAAAACATGCATAATCGACAACTACAATCCTAATTTCTCATTAAACTTCTATCATTGTCGTCTTTAATTTTTCTAAATCATCATATATATATATTTGTATATTTTTTTCTAATTCATTAATTGTACGAGAATCATACTGATGTACAATGCCCGGAATTCCATGACTAATTAACTCTGCATAGTATTCGTTTCTATACATATTATAAAAGAAAAGAATTCCTGTGTTTTTTTCTATACATTCATAAGCAGCAATTACATAAGAACCATTTAATCCTAAAATAGGCTTATCCGGAGATATTTTCAGTTTATATTCATCAATCTCTAAAGGCATAACTTTACAATAATCCCAAGAAATAAAAGAATTCTGTCCAATCAATACAGAAACTTTACTTCTGTCAAAAAATCTATTTTTTATAATAGAAGGTAACAATTGTACAACATCTTCTTTAAATCTCTCATAGTTACTATTAATAAGTTCTATTTCTGTAATAGTAAACAATCGAAAATAAAGTTTTACCATATAATCTTGTGTTTCTTCATCAAACAGAATTCGAACTTCCCATCCGGTTACACTATCTTTATAAGCAAATGCATAATAAATTCGTTCCTCTTGTAAATCCATTCGTTCAAGATGAAATGTTTCTATTTCTAATGGTAATTCTGTTTCTATATCCCAACTCAAAAATAATTGGCGTCGATCTTGTTGTTTATCTGTCAACACAGCCATAAAAATATATTCTCCACTCTAATCACTATTGTTTAAATTTTCTCTTATTTCTTCTTTTAATTCTTCTTTCGTTTGTATCACTAACTTCACAAACTCACGTGTTTCAGGAAACGGAATTTGTTGAATATCATTAAAGTCTCGTGGCCACTGTTTCGTTTCTATCCACTCATCCACATTGCCTCTACCGGCATTATATGCAGCCAATGCCAGTTCTAAGTTTCCGTCATATTTATCTAATAAATATCGTAAATACCATGCTCCCAATGGAATATTAATCTCCGGTTTCTTTAAATCTCCATAAGGAATTCCACTTTCTTCTGAAATCCATTTAGCTGTTTCCGGCACAAGCTGCATAACCCCAATAGCTCCTATATGAGAAACTGCCCGTTCATTATACTTACTTTCAACCGCAATTACTGCTTGTAAAAACTCCGGTTGTAATTTGTATTTCTCTGAATTAATCATGATTAATTGTTTTACTTCTTTACTTGGTTGATAATGGTTTGTTTTAAAAATAATTAAAAACAGCAAACACAGTAAAGCAAGAAAAAAAGTAAAAACCTTAATACTCTTTTTCCCATAAGGTGATATATATCTATTATTTATCTTATATATATTTTTTACATTGTTATCTGTATTTTTAACTACTTTCCCCATGTAAACCCCGGTATTTTCTCTAATTCTTCATCAACTTGTTGTTGTGTCTTTTCCATAGTTTGTGAGTTGTCTATTACTACATCTGCATATAATTGTTTTTCTCTTGTAGACATTTGTTGTTTAATGCGAAGAAGTGCTTGTTCTTTATCAATACGATCTCGTTCTACAACTCGGGCAATTTGTAATTGTAAAGGAATAGAAACAACCCATACGGAATCCACATAATGATGCCATCCAACTTCAATAAGAAGTGGTATATCTAACACGACAAGTGGTACTTCCTGTTCCATATATTTTTTTAATAATTTTTCTATTTGTCGCCAAATAGCCGGATGCATCACCCGATTCAATTGTGCTAACTTATTCTCATCAGAAAACACTATTTCTGATAAAATAGCCCGATTAAGAGTTCCTTTCTCGTTTAAAATACATTTTCCAAATATCTGGCTCAGCTGGCATAACAAAGAACGGTCCTGCTCTTGAATCTCTCGTGTAATTTTATCTGCATCAATAACCGGTATTTGAAGTGTTTGCATATAATTGGATACTATACTTTTCCCTGTACCGATGCCACCGGTGAGTCCAATGATAAACATAATGACCTCTGTTTCTTATTTAGTATCTGCCCAATTAATCCCTACATGTACATCAGCAATTAAAGGTACCTGCAATGCAACTACCTCTTCCATAGTTCGTTTTAATAATTGTTTAAGTTCTTCTACTTCTGAATTTACAGCTTCTACAATTAATTCATCATGAACCTGCAAAATTAATCGACTTTTATAATTTTTTTCTTTTATTTTCTTGTAAACTTTACACATTGCAATTTTCATGATATCAGCAGCAGTACCTTGGATAGGGGTATTCATAGCTGTACGTTCAGCAAAAGACCGACGATTAAAGTTTTTGTTATTAATATCCGGTAGTTTTCTAAATCTACCAAACATAGTCACTGCTCCCCCTGTATGTCTTGCTTCTTCAATCATAGATTCCATGTATTTATGGATATATGGATAACGCTCAAAATAATTCTTCATATAGGAAGAAGCAGCGGCTCTGCTTATACCTAGTTGACGAGCCAAGCCATAATCACTAATTCCATAAATAATACCAAAATTAATCGCCTTAGCATGTGAACGTTGTTCTGCTGTTACAGACTCAAACGGTACCCCCATAATTTCTGCTGCAGTTCTACGATGAATATCTTCTTTATTGGCAAAAGCAGCAATTAATCCGGGATCACCGGACATATGTGCTAAAATTCGTAACTCTACTTGTGAATAGTCTGAGGATATAAAACAATCATACCCTTCTCCAGGCACAAAAAGTGATCTTATTTTTCTCCCCTCTTCTGTTCTAACAGGTATATTTTGCAAATTAGGATCTGAGCTTGATAAGCGTCCGGTTGCTGTTACGGTTTGATTAAAAGAGGTATGAATTCTTCCTGTGTCATTAACGATAAGCTGTGGCAATGCAGTGAGATATGTCGAAATCAGTTTGGATAAAGTACGATATTGTAAAATATTTTTCACAAAAGTATAAGAGTCTGCTAACGCCTCTAATACAGGCGCTGCTGTAGAATATCCTGTTTTTGTTTTTTTCTCAGCAGGAAGTTGCATTTTTTCAAATAGAATATGTCCCAATTGTTTCGGTGAGTTTACATTAAAAGTTTCCCCCGCCTCTTTATAAATGGATTGTAATAGGATTTCTTCACGAGATTGCATATCTCTTAACACCAATTTCCATTTCTTTTGATCCGTTGCAATCCCTATTTTTTCCATAGATGCAAGCACTTCCACAAGCGGTATTTCAATTTGTTTATATAAATTATCTGCTTTATGTTTCTTTAACTGGTCATACAAATGATCAAATGCAGATAAAATAAATCGCCCTTTTACTGCACATGCTTCTACAGAATTTTCTAATTGCTCCGGATATATGGGTTTAATATTACATACACTCGCTAAATAGCTCAACGAATAATCTATACGTCCAGGTTCTAACAAGTAAGCTAAAATTGTAACATCATCTAATGATAAACCTTCCACAGGGAAATCAGATTCCCAAAACTTTTTGCTATCTTCTACTACAATATGTGTTGCAAAAGAAAGCGCATGTATCGCTGCATTAAAACAAGATTTCGGAACATTCCATACCTCATTTTCAGAGCAAATCACTAAAGATTCTACTTTATAAAAAGGAGTTTTACCAAGAAAAGAAGCTGTTAATGCTACCGTTTTACCTTGAAAGTCAGCTTCCTCAGAAAACGTTTTTATAGATAAAGTATTTCTTTTCACTTCTTCTTTTTTTAATTTGGACAATTCTTGAAAATGAGACAAATTACTAAAATCCAACAATAAAGACTGCAATCCCAATCGTAAAAACAAGGACTGCATTTCCTCTACATGAATAGGTTGTCTCATTTCTTCCAAAGTCGATTTTAATGGAATATCTCTACGAATAGTTGCTAACTGATGTGACAAATAAGCAGATTCCTTATCAGCATCTAATTTTTTACGAACTGCACCTTTTATATCTCCTATATGTTTATAAATTCCTTCTAAATCTCCATATGCAGCCACCAACTTTAAGGCAGTCTTTTCTCCAATACCATGTACTCCGGGAATATTATCCGAAGAATCTCCCATCAGTGATTTCATATCAATAACCTGTTTAGGAGTTATTCCATATTTTTCTTTTACCAGTTTCGGAGTCAT
It contains:
- a CDS encoding divergent polysaccharide deacetylase family protein, which codes for MSYRKKRRISLRKKRKGNFLKLFIFLTAILLSVYYFWGTDSGVIPQVKDVVQSMDKNMEGSPMDSLVEPQLVNQQEVVEKARVPIEENDNNKKRINKTPVKLSGVKMAICIDDAGRDLETQSAYEELGVPITLAVMPNESYTREAAASWHAKGLPVIIHQPMESISGVGMEPIVLLTQMDENSIRKMIRESIRQIPEARGMNNHQGSKATADFRVMDIVMSEMASQNMFFFDSATNSVTEVAHAADMHGVLHARNNLFVDNSSDVDDICQMIREAADRAKKNGQIIIIGHCRPNTVTAFQKMIPQLQEEGIEFVSLSDLVQ
- a CDS encoding bifunctional riboflavin kinase/FAD synthetase, producing MMKLYPSLEVAPKREPVVVALGFFDGLHIGHQRVIEEAKNIAREVSAKVCVITFYPHPRTVLMPSEHIYLLGNREEKIELLQNLKVDFGVLLTPTVSFLQMSPDSFLRLLDKNLELVGIVSGENFTFGREASGTVKNIKEYFKNRKIKISTIPLTSSAAINGDIISSTIIRKLLLQGQVKNANKLLGHAYSLRGKVVHGIRRGHDITGYPTVNLQTDSVQLIPKDGVYVTYVDLQNKRYLSVTNIGKNPTFENKECTIETFIMDFQGDLYEQDIRLTFIERLRGEIKFLSVGELIRQIQLDIEQANKYK
- the truB gene encoding tRNA pseudouridine(55) synthase TruB — translated: MDGILNVLKPAGMTSFDVISFLRRTYKQKKIGHGGTLDPMAAGVLPVFMGKATRLIEYAPIHTKTYIAEFIMGFSTDTEDVMGNIISSGKPIENIKVWENACESFKGDILQVPSLYSAIKVRGQRAYDLARSGEFIELKPRPIHIYDISLLEVKVPFIRLQVTCSSGTYIRALGRDIGRYTGCPLSMSFLLRTNMGTFSINEAKTLEEIEQSPEKSLNKNLKEIFSDMKTISLSATMGKGFLTGKRLVIRKPDESVIAVYNNSTFLGIGEIKKGILHPRKVFGEL
- a CDS encoding DHH family phosphoesterase, translating into MIHTENKAKRIDKKETFAFLKKHQKFLLIGHIHPDGDDVGSMCALHNVLISMGKEADMVLDDPIPERFQFIETSKRILHAVPEEQSYDAVIFTDLANFERAGNLAIPLDIPSLCIDHHISNEGYTDYLYLRADYAATAELLAEIFFDENILLDKDTCNALYLALGTDSGFFKFSCTTSHTLLMASRLVECGADPAYISNHLDITTENGMKTYKRVLDTLHFAVAGKIGIAYMDKESMALDGINSDFYVSIPRKVEGVEVALLLKYQEENVTRISLRSREYVNVSQVAQHFGGGGHIRASGCTINLSIKEAESELLKEVVKYL
- the rbfA gene encoding 30S ribosome-binding factor RbfA, encoding MSELRIRKMQEFIKQEVSSMLLREVKDPRLGFVTVTGVHLTGDLREATVYVSLFGSEKEKKESMTALEMATGFIRRELGKRLKIYYTPQISFEQDTSLDYGMHIEGLIKQIHKDDEAKKYDTHREQGEED
- the infB gene encoding translation initiation factor IF-2, encoding MQKYRVYELAKMLGKTNEEIITTLQKNNINVKTNFNSVGEKEKELLENVFKPQDSKKPAQKTVRTVRFDQQGKPTGKKRDTTRHSSYSSYKVEEPKEQKKESRKDIVRNEDKRMVSTREARNIDRSSMRRDNQHRHMERKTGEGKNVRYNNSRDNDSRRDFRDKNRTEKDNRDSFKSKAKGGFSDRKRSSAPIEMRAPEPVDVPRRARGGKKKTKKDYEKSRREREGGSLMARSLNQAHQKKRIQEKKTVVYPTEVSVPLIVTVKELADLFKREVGEVIKKLMAGGVMATINQNLDRDTVEILAEEFGVTLLEPQQEADLTAYTPEADDPHFLKPRPPVVTIMGHVDHGKTTLLDALRSTDVALHEAGGITQGIGAYQIRYQNHKITFLDTPGHEAFTAMRTRGAQVTDIAVIIVAADDGVMPQTVEAIHHAKAAKVPIMVAINKIDKPGANPDHIKEELSREGLISEEWGGDVIMVPISAKKKIGLEELLENILLVAEMEELKANPNREAYGVVVEAQLDKGRGPVMNVLVNNGTLRVGDSILAGKCWGRVRAMTNEKGRRMKNAEPSMPVEILGMNSVPQAGDHFYVMDEKQARSIAELRTTRAKEEEQAQFQKVTLDNIFEKIKEGEMKELAVIIKADVQGSVEALSQSLLGIKSEEVRISIVHAAAGAISESDIMLAEASNALIIGFNVRPDANARKLAEQDNVDIRLYRVIYDAIDDVKDAMTGMLTPKVREVVLGHGEIRQVIHTPKIIVAGVYVTEGKITNNCQIRLVRDGIVIHEGKIGSLRRFKDDVKEVTEGFECGLSLADYRDVKEGDHVESFIMEETAAELK